In a single window of the Podospora pseudocomata strain CBS 415.72m chromosome 2 map unlocalized CBS415.72m_2, whole genome shotgun sequence genome:
- the PEX29 gene encoding Peroxisome size and maintenance regulator (COG:S; EggNog:ENOG503NYJV; antiSMASH:Cluster_2), with the protein MVDELEEQLLTAADESVMPEGDESQPSQPQDHQSRSARKVKSLKNGIFRAASIQDKLLEKLLSQVIPAEDGHTQTPSIMGGDDPPAFAERPGFSIPLMSNNFRRFNARIGVVFKFQSRALKVLSWRKPTHTLSLLAVYTFVCLDPYLLFALPLAIAVFFIFVPSFIARHPAPSTSSDPDHQVRNLGYSPRGPPLAPARNFQPTKELSKDFFRNMGDLQNVMEDFSVVHDKVVTLIVPVTNFSDEALSSAIFVGLFAALVIMLISAHLIPWRYLMLVGGWGAILSAHPTINRLVAQATEQYLHHNPTLSSPTDPHPVKIPTVDIPALLSKEIILDSAPETREVEIFELQRLSHYPGGEWEPWVFSPSPYDPLSAQRISGQRPQGTRFFEDVQPPEGWEWSEKKWGLDLWSREWVEERIITGVEIETEGERWVYDIASSSGKSAGGGGGMGTIGEESEEEPVRSGNQATPMRQNGGLSWEEGEEGMGRRGEWRRRRWVRMVRRKNVTG; encoded by the exons ATGGTGGATGAATTGGAAGAACAGTTATTGACTGCCGCCGATGAATCCGTCATGCCAGAAGGTGATGAAAGCcaaccatcacaaccacaagATCATCAATCTCGCTCGGCGAGGAAAGTAAAAAGCTTGAAGAATGGTATATTTCGGGCTGCAAGTATACAAGACAAACTACTAGAAAA ACTTCTATCACAAGTGATACCAGCAGAAGATGGtcacacacaaacacccTCCATCATGGGAGGTGACGACCCTCCAGCCTTTGCCGAACGACCCGGATTCTCTATCCCTTTGATGTCCAACAACTTCCGCCGCTTCAACGCTCGCATTGGTGTGGTTTTCAAATTCCAGTCTCGAGCTCTGAAAGTGCTTTCATGGCGCAAACCAAcccacaccctctccctcctcgcagTCTACACCTTCGTCTGCCTCGACCCCTACCTCCTCTTCGCACTTCCCCTCGCGATAgccgtcttcttcatcttcgtcccCTCCTTCATCGCCCGTCACCCTGCCCCGTCAACATCCTCCGACCCCGACCACCAAGTCCGAAACCTAGGCTATTCCCCCCGTGGCCCTCCTTTAGCACCAGCTCGCAACTTCCAGCCCACCAAAGAGCTGTCCAAGGACTTCTTCCGCAACATGGGTGACCTCCAAAACGTCATGGAGGATTTCTCCGTCGTCCACGACAAAGTCGTGACTCTAATCGTCCCCGTAACCAACTTCTCCGACGAGGCGCTCTCATCCGCTATTTTCGTCGGGCTATTCGCCGCTCTGGTAATAATGCTCATATCAGCCCACCTCATCCCCTGGCGCTACCTCATGCTTGTGGGGGGCTGGGGTGCCATATTGTCTGCTCACCCAACAATCAACAGGCTTGTCGCTCAAGCCACGGAGCAGTACCTTCACCACAATCCCACGCTCTCTTCCCCGACCGACCCTCACCCGGTTAAAATCCCCACTGTTGACATCCCAGCTTTGCTATCGAAGGAGATAATCCTCGACTCCGCCCCTGAAACCCGCGAGGTGGAAATCTTTGAACTTCAACGGTTGAGTCATTACCCcggaggggagtgggaacCATGGGTTTTTTCCCCCTCGCCATACGACCCTTTATCAGCCCAGCGCATCTCTGGGCAGCGACCGCAGGGAACGAGATTCTTTGAGGATGTCCAGCCGCCAGAAGGGTGGGAGTGGTCAGAGAAGAAGTGGGGGCTTGATCTGTGGAGCAGGGAGTGGGTAGAGGAGAGGATTATTACGGGTGTGGAGATTGagacggagggggagaggtgggtttATGATATCGCCTCTTCTTCGGGAAAgtctgctggtggtggtggggggatggggacgattggggaggaaagtgaggaggagccggtgaGGAGCGGTAATCAGGCTACCCCGATGAGGCAGAAtggggggttgagttgggaggagggggaggaggggatgggacggaggggggagtggaggagaaggaggtgggtgaggatggtgaggaggaagaatgtTACTGGCTAG
- the BTS1 gene encoding geranylgeranyl pyrophosphate synthetase (COG:H; SMCOG1182:Polyprenyl synthetase; EggNog:ENOG503NVHG; antiSMASH:Cluster_2), with translation MVERKARLQQATLELTDRMSSPTSSAAHDPRSRPTTVPSKSRSLEASRTRRLLFKSPRRKHQATMDSSSPLHPSSFNNPAAAPHLQAPTQIPFLQSPAVIPPRTTSSNFAASTVPPASTKPNSKTILESSWLSGSAANPSQTTPGHTRHQSRKPSVTSSSSFPSNAMAQQQPPDPSRFATEDFFLNTKRLWTEQKDKVLTAPYDYLNGHPGKDFRSALVNAFDAFLEVPKESKETITKVVSMLHTASLLVDDVEDNSLLRRGLPVAHTIYGIPQTINSSNYIYFVALQELQKLKNPKVVNIFAEELLNLHRGQGMDLYWRDTLTCPTEDEYLEMVGNKTGGLFRLGIKLMQAESRSLTDCIPLVNVIGLIFQIADDYQNLWSKEYTANKGMCEDLTEGKFSFPVIHSIRSNPSNSQLLNILRQKTTNEEVKRYAVSYMQSTGSFEYTKKVVHTLIERARRMADELDEGKGRAVLVHKILDRVVID, from the exons ATGGTGGAGAGAAAGGCCCGATTGCAGCA AGCTACACTGGAGCTCACAGATCGCATGTCGTCACCAACATCGAGTGCCGCCCACGATCCGAGATCGCGCCCCACCACGGTACCTTCCAAATCCCGATCGTTGGAAGCCTCGAGGACGCGGAGGCTGCTTTTTAAAAGCCCGCGCCGCAAGCATCAGGCAACCATGGACagttcttctcctcttcatccctCCTCGTTCAACAATCCCGCAGCTGCCCCTCATCTCCAGGCTCCTACACAGATACCCTTCCTGCAGTCACCTGCTGTCATCCCTCCTCGGACTACATCGTCAAACTTCGCTGCCTCGACAGTCCCACCAGCTTCAACAAAACCAAATTCTAAAACCATCCTAGAGAGCAGTTGGTTATCAGGCTCCGCTGCAAACCCTAGTCAGACAACACCTGGCCATACCCGCCATCAAAGTCGCAAACCTTCTGTTACTTCCAGTTCCTCGTTTCCCTCAAACGCAAtggctcaacaacaaccgccagACCCCTCCCGTTTCGCAACCGAGGAtttcttcctcaacaccaagaggCTATGGACAGAGCAGAAGGACAAGGTCCTCACAGCCCCATATGATTACCTCAACGGCCACCCAGGCAAAGACTTTAGATCCGCCCTCGTCAACGCCTTTGACGCCTTTCTCGAAGTGCCAAAAGAGTCCAAAgaaaccatcaccaaggtGGTTTCGATGCTTCACACAGCCTCCCTCCTGGTCGACGATGTAGAAGATAActctctcctccgccgcggTCTCCCGGTGGCGCACACCATCTACGGTATTCCCCAAACAATCAACTCGTCCAACTACATCTACTTTGTTGCCCTCCAAGAGCtccagaagctcaagaaccCAAAAGTAGTCAACATCTTTGCCGAAGAGCTCCTGAACCTCCACCGCGGCCAGGGAATGGACCTCTACTGGCGCGACACCCTCACCTGCCCCACCGAAGACGAGTACCTCGAGATGGTGGGCAACAAAACGGGTGGGTTATTCAGGCTGGGCATCAAGCTGATGCAAGCTGAATCCCGCAGCCTGACGGATTGCATCCCCCTTGTCAATGTTATTGGGTTGATCTTCCAGATCGCGGATGATTACCAGAATCTCTGGAGCAAGGAGTACACCGCCAACAAGGGCATGTGCGAGGACCTGACGGAAGGAAAGTTTTCGTTTCCGGTCATCCACAGCATCAGGAGCAATCCGTCTAATTCCCAGCTGCTGAATATCTTGAGGCAAAAGACTACGAatgaggaggtgaagaggtaTGCGGTTTCGTATATGCAGAGCACGGGGAGCTTTGAGTATACGAAGAAGGTGGTGCACACGCTGAttgagagggcgaggagaatGGCAgatgagctggatgaggggaaggggagggcggtgttggtgcaTAAGATTTTGGATAGGGTTGTTATTGATTAA
- a CDS encoding uncharacterized protein (COG:U; EggNog:ENOG503NYKQ; antiSMASH:Cluster_1) — translation MSQQDAPSSGATPDCTMEDRKDLEPSAIAATEKPTLDESTVAAIVAVAAAADDAVPSPPNAPPTDDSVSTKVFRFLSTATPETLGGVAVGLAATTYLVLGRLGLVLIGAFGGIVTFIQWEQRNPDVARIVRGERGIDVLARLLETKNKVIQEKEEGADAQDCALIRGFEDLRPETRGAMNELVDAVVDNYVKWWYSPIVSSDKFFPLACRKTLTAFLTSASNHLARKRPADAFLDVLTNSSSIVVVFFSELSNAFTELPADSKLSAADAVYNYLAAHPDSNLASLLNQKQQANKFRMISEDLLNFLERSSYECEPARVFLREMLAGVVLEMTLQSFSKPEFINSWIVYLLEAGEPDLNQAIDVGMQTGPDVAFADIDGNVGNIGLTKGNKNSFDHERARRKESLAHKKKLSKAEEEMELAMEEMKRLNQMIADETTLLAESSQNEPKHHEETTTNETQNGQETQADSASQPKPVDTTSKDLSKSIGSDSSSSKNDVINTPVTPLSATTPSSQTSPSASQNPSAVAATAGFTSFDQLVPPAREGSEVDSIVEAAKPPLTVHNANITVLDEPGDKPIKSKPVWDYLVQIEPATTLYPGWMIIRKYSDFEVLHEVLRRIATISGAVIFSQQHNVLPPWKNHTRTSLRIELERYLKDACQHQSLAESEGLRKFMERDNGHLPQPKSGLQAFEKIGKNVLGVLASAPLEGSKAVMDGVTGVLGNIGLGPQKKPAPAPSPPPSALQDVTAASRLSMSTLSRNDSTLSLSRLTSKTRDSIDSQRSSVVATQPPKLPAMDRRPSYNSQGDAEPEASLRPSRASARNSREQSRTSSRAPARSPSILSFDGFRLPPPPDMITDDYESPISPQGRLPEHLTHHSRSLTMPTLSSQRINGPPLTGKQHTKLSEQETRVAVELMFAVINEMYTLSSAWNIRRTLLAAAKSFLLRPGNPSLLSIQTLIQQSVLDANTSDAGIAAHLKKLRQNVMPTEEEKKEWPAEMTAEEKEALRVKARKLLIESGVPAALMGVMGQAATSEALGRLFDCLQIEEVARGLMFGVVLQAVRTVTH, via the coding sequence ATGAGCCAACAAGATGCGCCTAGCTCGGGCGCGACTCCCGATTGCACAATGGAAGATCGCAAAGATCTCGAACCCAGCGCGATAGCTGCGACCGAGAAACCGACACTTGACGAGAGCACCGTTGCAGCGatcgttgctgttgctgctgctgctgacgaCGCAGTTCCGAGCCCTCCGAATGCGCCGCCCACAGACGACAGTGTTTCGACCAAAGTGTTTCGCTTTCTGTCCACAGCAACGCCAGAAACACTAGGTGGTGTAGCGGTTGGTCTGGCTGCCACGACATACCTGGTCCTGGGGAGACTCGGTCTCGTGTTAATAGGGGCATTCGGCGGGATAGTTACTTTCATCCAATGGGAGCAACGGAACCCTGATGTGGCACGAATCGTCCGCGGTGAAAGAGGCATTGACGTCCTCGCACGACTGCTAGAGACCAAAAACAAGGTCATtcaagagaaggaggagggcgccGACGCTCAGGATTGTGCCTTGATTCGCGGATTTGAGGATCTGAGGCCCGAAACCCGTGGGGCCATGAATGAACTTGTCGATGCTGTTGTCGACAACTATGTAAAGTGGTGGTACTCGCCAATCGTGTCATCAGACAAGTTCTTCCCACTGGCTTGTCGGAAGACGCTTACAGCGTTCTTAACGTCGGCATCCAACCACCTTGCCAGAAAGCGACCGGCCGACGCGTTTCTTGACGTTCTGACAAACTCGTCCTCTATCGTGGTTGTGTTCTTTTCCGAACTATCCAATGCCTTTACAGAGTTGCCGGCCGACTCTAAGCTCTCAGCGGCGGATGCTGTCTACAATTACCTGGCTGCTCATCCAGACTCTAATCTGGCCAGCCTGTTGAACCAAAAGCAGCAGGCAAACAAGTTCCGAATGATTTCAGAAGACCTGCTCAACTTTTTGGAGCGTTCCTCGTACGAATGTGAACCGGCCAGAGTGTTTCTGAGGGAGATGCTGGCCGGTGTTGTTTTGGAAATGACACTTCAGTCTTTCTCAAAGCCTGAATTCATCAATTCCTGGATTGTTTATCTTTTAGAGGCCGGTGAGCCGGATCTCAATCAGGCTATCGACGTGGGAATGCAGACTGGTCCTGATGTGGCGTTTGCAGATATTGACGGCAACGTGGGCAACATCGGGCTCACTAAGGGCAATAAGAATTCTTTTGATCATGAGCGGGCGAGGCGCAAAGAATCCTTGGCGCACAAAAAGAAGCTCAGCAAAGCTGAGGAAGAGATGGAACTGGCCATGGAAGAAATGAAACGACTGAACCAGATGATTGCAGATGAGACTACGCTCTTGGCCGAGTCGTCTCAAAACGAACCGAAGCACCACGAAGAAACGACTACAAACGAAACCCAGAATGGGCAGGAAACCCAGGCGGATTCAGCATCCCAACCTAAGCCGGTTGATACCACGTCAAAAGATCTGTCAAAGAGCATCGGCAGCGATAGCTCTTCAAGCAAGAATGATGTTATCAATACGCCTGTAACACCTCTTTCTGCCACCACACCTTCGAGCCAAACGTCTCCTTCGGCATCGCAAAATCCATCAGCAGTGGCAGCGACAGCGGGCTTCACAAGCTTCGACCAGCTTGTGCCCCCAGCTCGAGAGGGATCGGAGGTTGACTCTATAGTGGAGGCTGCCAAACCACCATTGACGGTACACAACGCTAACATCACTGTTCTCGATGAGCCTGGTGACAAGCCGATCAAGTCTAAACCCGTCTGGGATTATCTAGTTCAGATCGAACCTGCCACCACACTCTATCCTGGCTGGATGATCATCAGAAAGTACAGCGACTTTGAGGTACTCCATGAAGTGTTGAGGCGGATTGCGACTATATCAGGTGCTGTCATCTTCTCACAGCAGCACAATGTGCTCCCTCCCTGGAAAAACCACACCCGCACTTCCTTGAGGATCGAACTAGAGCGCTATCTGAAAGACGCCTGCCAGCACCAGAGTTTGGCTGAAAGCGAGGGCTTGAGAAAGTTTATGGAGAGAGACAACGGGCATCTTCCCCAGCCAAAATCAGGCCTCCAGGCATTTGAAAAGATTGGCAAGAACGTGTTGGGGGTATTGGCGAGCGCACCCTTGGAGGGCTCCAAAGCTGTGATGGATGGCGTGACTGGAGTGTTGGGGAATATCGGACTGGGACCGCAGAAAAAGCCAGCGCcggccccatcaccaccaccttccgcCCTACAGGACGTGACAGCGGCCAGTCGCCTTTCTATGTCAACCCTTTCTCGAAATGACAGTACTCTGTCGCTGAGTCGGTTGACCAGCAAGACTCGTGACAGCATAGACAGCCAGCGCTCGTCGGTAGTGGCCACCCAGCCGCCCAAACTTCCTGCTATGGATCGTCGTCCTAGTTATAACTCTCAAGGTGATGCGGAACCTGAAGCCAGCTTGCGTCCATCAAGAGCGTCGGCCAGAAACAGCAGAGAGCAAAGCAGAACTTCTAGCCGAGCGCCTGCACGTTCACCTTCTATTCTCAGTTTCGATGGGTtccgtcttcctcccccacccgACATGATCACGGACGACTACGAATCCCCCATTAGCCCCCAAGGGCGCTTACCAGAGCATCTTACTCACCATTCCCGCTCGCTGACGATGCCCACCCTCAGCAGTCAGCGGATTAACGGCCCGCCATTGACAGGGAAGCAGCACACAAAGCTCTCTGAGCAAGAGACTAGGGTAGCAGTGGAGCTCATGTTTGCCGTCATCAACGAAATGTACAccctctcctcggcctggAACATTCGGAGGACACTCCTCGCGGCCGCCAAGTCATTTCTTCTCCGCCCCGGCAATCCCTCGCTGTTGTCAATCCAGACCTTGATTCAGCAGTCTGTCCTTGACGCCAATACGTCTGACGCCGGAATCGCCGCCCATTTGAAGAAGTTGAGGCAGAATGTAATGCCTactgaagaggagaagaaggagtggCCAGCAGAGATGACTgccgaggaaaaggaagcCTTGAGGGTCAAGGCAAGGAAGTTGCTGATCGAGAGCGGGGTACCGGCTGCCTTGATGGGAGTTATGGGACAGGCGGCGACGAGCGAGGCACTGGGACGGTTGTTTGACTGCTTACAGATCGAGGAAGTGGCAAGGGGATTAATGTTTGGAGTTGTGCTACAGGCTGTGAGGACTGTCACGCACTGA
- a CDS encoding uncharacterized protein (antiSMASH:Cluster_1; COG:K; EggNog:ENOG503P6X1), giving the protein MSSYKKRGRVQIESDEEDIPQRKAAPAKKQKQERPKATPSGGKGTDGEGNAYWELGNNRRVGASKFKNATLVNLREYYTTPDGELRPGKKGISLSIDQYKAFLKAIPQLNEELRSQGVEVDDVPAGVGGSSSKPATKTESKKAKKSNIEVTSEEEEDDEEDEDEEDNE; this is encoded by the exons ATGTCGTCGTACAAGAAGAGAGGTCGCGTTCAGATCGAGAGCGATGAGGAAGACATTCCCCAGAGAAAGGCGGCTCCcgccaagaagcagaagcaggagcGTCCCAAGGCCACTCCAAGCGGCGGCAAAGGCACAGATGGAGAGGGCAACGCTTACTGGGAG CTTGGCAACAATCGTCGTGTCGGTGCTTCAAAGTTCAAGAATGCCACTCTGGTTAATCTTCGAGAGTACTACACCACACCGGATGGCGAGTTGAGGCCTGGTAAAAAG GGTATCTCGCTCTCTATTGACCAATACAAAGCCTTCCTCAAGGCCATCCCGCAATTGAACGAGGAATTGCGCTCGCAGGGGGTCGAGGTGGACGATGTTCCTGCTGGAGTTGGCGGCAGTAGCAGTAAACCTGCCACAAAGACCGAAtccaagaaggccaaaaagtccaacattgaagtgacgagcgaggaggaggaagacgatgaagaggatgaagacgaggaggacaatGAGTAG
- a CDS encoding uncharacterized protein (EggNog:ENOG503P1W5; antiSMASH:Cluster_1) has protein sequence MILSTRLQVPRQLPRVVRGISTLPNNSNIKVFPHPTQTSSYLLTLLSRDPPTPSLAIGTTTAIPPTPRSFQHNPKFLTILDEVLTKHAINDPGLKAQAQAFASPGGFTFIHNPGKKDRGAGGGGGASAEGGAGGAGVGGWVHLSDARNPPDFGRIAWPEDIFGSVEVNGKGKIVGNYQPSGTYRIVTNQGM, from the exons ATGATACTGTCAACACGTCTCCAGGTCCCAAGACAGCTCCCCCGTGTGGTGCGGGGCATTTCAACCCTCCCTAACAACTCCAATATC AAAGTCTTCCCTCACCCAACTCAAACCTCTTCATATCTCCTCACATTGCTCTCCAGAgacccaccaacaccttcacTCGCCATTGGCACCACTACCGCTATCCCACCTACCCCCAGGTCCTTCCAGCACAATCCTAAATTTCTCACCATATTGGATGAGGTCCTCACCAAGCATGCCATCAACGATCCCGGCTTGAAAGCTCAAGCTCAGGCTTTTGCCTCTCCTGGCGGATTTACCTTCATTCACAATCCAGGAAAAAAGGATaggggagctgggggtggcggtggtgcgaGTGCCGaaggcggtgctggtggagcTGGAGTTGGTGGATGGGTGCATCTGAGCGACGCGAGAAATCCTCCTGATTTCGGGAGGATAGCTTG GCCAGAGGACATCTTTGGAAGTGTGGAGGTCAATGGGAAAGGTAAAATTGTTGGCAACTACCAGCCGAGTGGGACGTACCGAATTGTGACGAATCAGGGAATGTGA
- a CDS encoding uncharacterized protein (COG:S; EggNog:ENOG503NY41; antiSMASH:Cluster_2) → MESLLSLAFDNLSSFDGSKIKKGLRQVEGLLAQICLAGQCSPKKQGENQQQPPRRMLADLSPDPAFREFFKLQEGFEWNVAQRLLTTLDWLVVRGGDGSYDMLIVNALDLIQGVLLLHPPSRVLFQRSVHMNLLLDLLEPINSPAIQCATIITLVVALLDMPQNIRVFEALDGLLTVTSLFKSRETGREVKFRLTEFLYFYLTPETPNIPKPDRTSVIAGPELIPGSPGKSKLLASGGRQRSKSESGNTLSVDAKKQHLDRYLPGVVDELLKDLDTYKPFGGILS, encoded by the exons ATGGAATCATTACTCTCTCTCGCTTTCGATAATCTCTCGTCCTTCGATGGTTCCAAAATCAAAAAGGGGCTAAGGCAGGTCGAAGGCCTTCTTGCTCAGATCTGCCTTGCCGGCCAATGTAGCCCCAAGAAACAAGGagaaaaccaacaacaaccaccgcgCCGAATGCTCGCAGACCTCTCGCCTGATCCAGCTTTTCGAGAATTCTTCAAGCTCCAGGAGGGATTCGAATGGAACGTTGCGCAGCGTCTTCTCACCACACTCGACTGGCTCGTTgtgcgaggaggagatggatcGTACGACATGTTGATAGTCAACGCGCTGGATCTCATCCAGGGCGTCTTGCTTTTGCACCCGCCAAGCAGGGTGCTTTTTCAGCGCAGCGTACATATGAAC cttctcctcgatCTTCTCGAACCCATCAACTCCCCTGCCATCCAATGCGCCACAATAATCACCCTTGTCGTTGCCCTTCTCGACATGCCCCAAAATATTCGAGTATTCGAAGCCCTTGACGGTCTACTTACCGTAACCTCCCTGTTCAAGTCCCGTGAGACCGGCAGAGAGGTCAAGTTCCGCCTCACGGAATTCTTGTACTTTTACCTGACGCCAGAAACACCAAATATCCCCAAACCAGACAGAACGAGTGTGATTGCGGGGCCAGAGTTAATCCCAGGTAGCCCAGGAAAGTCCAAACTGCTTGCTAGCGGTGGCAGGCAAAGGTCAAAGAGTGAAAGTGGGAACACGCTGAGTGTGGATGCCAAGAAGCAGCACCTTGACCGGTATCTACCAGGGGTAGTGGACGAGTTGTTGAAAGATCTGGATACGTATAAACCATTTGGGGGTATTCTGAGCTGA
- a CDS encoding uncharacterized protein (antiSMASH:Cluster_2): MSTVGILTGAANSPTKIADESASSEKLVTGTIRVTTLSWTTEKSSMTFWRSPMLRKKSLDSSLVGWKLRAGAKGGPRGE; the protein is encoded by the exons ATGTCAACAGTGGGGATTTTAACCGG AGCGGCGAATAGCCCGACGAAAATAGCGGATGAGAGCGCCTCGTCGGAGAAGTTGGTTACGGGGACGATTAGAGTCACGACTTTGTCGTGGACGACGGAGAAATCCTCCATGACGTTTTGGAGGTCACCCATGTTGCGGAAGAAGTCCTTGGACAGCTCTTTGGTGGGCTGGAAGTTGCGAGCTGGTGCTAAAGGAGGGCCACGGGGGGAATAG
- a CDS encoding uncharacterized protein (EggNog:ENOG503NYKH; COG:S; antiSMASH:Cluster_2), translating into MKFIIAAPATLALVYRAYSKNSLTPLGIFAAALTAIAHAVHPWNLPFVLLVVFFLAGTRATHVKENIKATLTLKATGSSPSGGGEGPRTHVQVFANSLTATILTLLHAYQLHARKQALLSNPSSPDNGTLCFSWKGDLLVIGIIANYACVAADTFSSELGILSKSSPRLITSWNLKKVPRGTNGGVTLVGLGAGLLGSIIIVTTSVLFLPFCTADSKTLPGGGQPWDVKERQALILGLTVSGVLGSVMDSVLGGLFQRSVKDVRSGKIVEGEGGKKVLVASPVVIPGHHHKPGQEEDAGAEIKAKLLRGEGKDAVEETAGSSAVEEGDHVVDLKKRYDPKNKQRKSSFGDERPSREVVTGWDLLDNNDVNFLMAFGMSFAAMAVAGWYWGVSLWTIVPGGVAV; encoded by the exons ATGAAATTCATCATCGCCGCGCCCGCGACTCTGGCGCTGGTCTACCGCGCCTACAGCAAGAACAGCCTCACTCCGTTAGGTATCTTCGCCGCAGCCCTCACCGCCATCGCTCACGCAGTCCACCCCTGGAACCTCCCCTTCGTTCTACTagtcgtcttcttcctggCAGGAACAAGAGCCACTCAC GTAAAAGAAAACATCAAagcaaccctcaccctcaaagcaaccggctcctccccctcgggcggcggcgaaggGCCCCGTACCCACGTCCAGGTCTTCGCCAACTCATTAACCGctaccatcctcaccctccttcaCGCGTATCAACTCCACGCAAGGAAACAAGCCCTTTtgtccaacccctcctccccggacAACGGCACCCTCTGCTTCTCATGGAAAGGCGACCTCCTAGTCATCGGCATAATCGCAAACTACGCCTGCGTGGCAGCCGACACGTTCTCCTCCGAACTCGGGATCCTGTCAAAGTCCTCTCCAAGGCTGATCACAAGCTGGAATCTGAAAAAAGTGCCCCGGGGCACAAACGGGGGTGTCACCCTTGTAGGGTTGGGagcggggttgttgggaagTATAATCATCGTCACCACTTCTGTCTTGTTCCTGCCGTTTTGCACCGCCGATTCAAAGACCTTACCCGGTGGAGGGCAGCCCTGGGATGTCAAGGAACGGCAAGCTCTTATTTTAGGGTTGACGGTCTCGGGTGTGCTGGGCAGTGTGATGGATTCTGTTCTTGGAGGCCTGTTCCAGAGGAGCGTCAAAGATGTTCGGAGCGGGAAGATtgtcgagggggagggggggaagaaggtgttggTTGCTAGTCCGGTTGTTATCCCTggtcatcatcacaaacctgggcaggaggaggatgcgggAGCGGAGATCAAGGCTAAGCTTCTTCGTGGCGAGGGGAAGGATGCGGTTGAGGAGACTGCGGGGTCTTCtgccgtggaggagggggatcaCGTTGTGGATTTGAAGAAGAGGTATGACCCGAAGAATAAGCAGCGGAAGTCGAGTTTTGGGGATGAGAGGCCTTCTCGGGAGGTGGTTACTGGGTGGGACTTGCTTGATAATAACGATGTGAACTTTTTGATGGCGTTTGGGATGAGCTTTGCGGCGATGGCAGTGGCGGGGTGGTATTGGGGCGTTTCGCTTTGGACGATTGTCCCGGGAGGAGTCGCGGTTTAG